The genomic stretch tagcaTTGAGAGTAACtaacaatatttgttttataactgTAAGCATctaaatttaagaatataaaaactaaGAAATATCTACCTACAATATATTGCACTGCCATTAATATAACACAGACATAGCTAATTATgtgcataaaaaataaatgcattatttttttgagaGAAGAGGAAAGAAtgaatataatgtaaaataatataaacgctGAGTAAGACTGGTTATTAAATTgagtattgataaaaatataactagaCTTAAAATTAACACAATCTGCGAGTTTAcataatacaaacaatattataaacaaaaaacccTATCGATATCATCTTGTGATTTTATAGTAGTTTTTTCAGATTTACTATCTTTTCTGGCATAAATATTTCCGCCACGCGTCCAGATAAAACGCCAATTTTTTTCACCCCCAAGCCTTTCTCGTGCTATATAGAAAAGATTCCGATTTGCATATGTTAAATGCTCGTTTATATAAAATCGTCGCGGCTCGCCACCGACTCCCGTGCCAGCGGTATCCGCGCCGCGGCGCACGCGCGCCGCATGCAACAGTTCGTCGCGCAGGTGCCGGCGAGTCAGACGTACGACTATGGGCCGTGCGCGCGCCGTTCCGCCGTCGGTTTCCGCTTGCCGCCGTGTACCGCGTCTACGCACGTTTACTATGTCGCGCTCCTCAATAGATAAACCTATCTTTTGTGCTAAGGTTATCACAACGTGTAAGAGATTCTCTCCGCTACTTTCACTTACGCCAGTAATCTCGACATCGTTAAGTAGGTTTTCCTGTTGGGATTCATTTAATTGCCTTTTTAATAAGTCTATAGACTCGAGATTTTCGCAGCACGGTTTACTTTCTAATTGCGATACCCGTTCCTCCAGGCCGTCGAGACGCGTACCGAAACTAGCTACCAACGTTGTTAGTCTAGACATCTCAAGTCTAAAGCTAGACAGCTCCGACCGCAGCAGTTTTATTTCCCTTACAAGAGAAGGTGACCCCTGTTGTTGGGGGGGCTCGACATCCAGAAAAACATCGGCTTCTCGTTCAGGAGCAGATACTGTCTCCGCTGCTTTATTGGCTTTAGCTTTGCACGCTTTGCAGATCCACTTTGCATTCGAACGGGCATCTGGGCTACAACATGGCTTATGATACAGCGTGCAGCATTTATTGCATTTAGCGCCATCTGCCGACGCAAAAAATTTGCCGCATGCATTGCATTTATTAGCCATAATGGTATTGATATTTGATTAAGAATAATTCAACCTTAATCCAGATGGCGAGAAAGGAAGCTTCGCAGTGCttagtttgattttaattttgattctTATATTATCCAATATATTCTATTTCGTTTGGCTCCACATACAGTGTTCATGAATTAATATATCACCAGCATTAGGACGAAAGGAAGAACACCAGAGATTAAAAGTgactgttatttttaaagggaTCAGCTGTTCGGATGGACACGTAAGATCAGCTGTTCGTCAGCTGTTTACTTAGAGTACTCACAGTTATGTTTAAGCACTTAAAACAACCAagataactttttattagaacAATTAGGTAATATAAGTTCACTTTTATTcacttttaacttttaaaacttaattaaaatatttttaataataaaaaatgtatgagaACAAACTATCACTGCAACTGTCAACTGTCAGGTCCTgtgtattataaaacttgagGTATTCTAGGGTAATTgcgccagttcgcgtccacttagtgcagttggaaagtctgaaggagaaaataaaaatgttccagaacaaattgcaacgcaaaatttatgtaacgtgttcattacatagtctattttaagatgtactttcaattgtgttggaaatatcatgtggtttttatttatctagacaaatagcagaatttggcgttttacccagttcgcgtccaaaaatGCCTTTTTGCGTCCACCcgtggaccagttcgcgtccaccagcttagaaaaggaattaagaatgtattgggtgatattttatcagataaatgcaaataaaaattagattttaataaattatttatttacgaatacagttatttaataaaaaccggccaaatgCGAGTGGGACTCGCATaccgagggttccgtattaacctgtctttttttatatgttttaactgtaaatgattattttttcaatgtttcccttatttgtgctataagacgttgcttcgcaccaaacttcaagtgtctgtgttcacgtaaagtaccctgtaggttttgattcccttgcgaatgtcgaaatttgcgaaaattggcagcataaacggctgtatcttttgattgctttggcttataagtttgattttttcactgcttcaagggaccgtagacttgagtattcaaaataaatttcagctttatacctctacgcgttactgagaaaaagggtcttgacagaaagacagaccggcAGACGGACATACAGACGGACGGATATCAAAGTGATCCTACAAGGATTCCGGTTTTTCCTTTCTAGGTTCGGAActtcggaaccctaaaatcaacattattattaatataattcactgtgtaaggaaactggaaaaacttaattatatttatcttctcaTCATTCTTAGAaccaaaaattaacaaaaaacaaagttacgttatgtaaataaataataatcagttctattaagattacctacctaccctattttttagtttctaaagaattaaatttctcttttgtatattattttcttaaccacAGACTCTCATTCTCAAAAATACTAGTCTCATTCTGTTCTTAGAAtacccattttaaaatgaaaaaatagcataaaaatttgctaatttgaatgaaaatttaaattatcaacttgtggtcttagtcaaaaatttacaatctattttaaattacatattttaacaaacaattcattgctacgtaatgaaaaacaatgtggacgcaatatgttctattgttatgcactacaggtatagtttgcgcccaccgtggacgcaaaatggaagttgtacaaattcggtgtagtaattcgcgtccaccttattttagctattaattgtaaaagaaataagcttatttataatccatactattccatgttttgttagcaaagcaaagaaacagttacatattcaaaaattcacatttaacaataagatacttaccgtcaaacgcgacgctgcgcactatttttttctcaaaatcccgcgcgttttagctctctcgtttaatagccaaaattaaatattttttttaaataggataggcggtgcgcaggcatattttgaatatgtgtgcatgtctcttatacattgaggtattatcggaaatttttcttattacaattttacataaagtatacttattttcgtgaattttctaaaagatatccgcaaaatggacgcgaataggcaggtggacgcgaacaggcgcaatgaccctataCGCGAAGTATAATATTTGGATGTTCAGTATTATATCCTAAAAATTTTGCTATAATTGTGTAAATGTGTATATTTCTTTtgataatgtaatgtaataaaatcccGAAATTTAATTGAgtaatttttaagctattgcataacttctatcgcgggccttgagcgcggggaccgaatccagaaattgcgtaacgaaaaacctcacgctccccactccgacgggcacggaggtgtggcttgaaggcatgctatgcaatattagctttaccgcggcagtccccgagtgccacacgtctttttatgtgtacctatttacaaaaatagcTGTCCAAACACAAATCACTAAATAAGTAACGTTTTTAAAGAatgttcttataaaattttgtgataattttttttcgtaacATATTTCAAAACATTGAATATAACTTAAGCTCTAAAGTATAATGTAAAGAGGCGACTAATCCCAGATTTTCGCGAACCACAATGGAGAGGAGGATAAGCTGgtgaaaattatgattttcatgaattatttatttattcttcacTTTTAATCGAGTTGTTTCGCGAACCCTGATTATCACTTTAATATGTTTTCGTTATATGGGGATTTGGAATCAGATGTTAGGTGTAACTAATATGTAGAGATAGTTTCATATTAAATCcttaatcctactaatattataaatgcgaaagtttgtgaggatggatatATTTGTtggtgtgtttgtttgttactctttctcacaaatactactgaactgtGCTAGAGACGATCAAACTATGAAATATCAAACCAAATTTcactagaaaataaaacacatttacaAGCAAAGTCCGGTCAACAAACTAGTTatgaaaatttacataatgttGTAATATCGGAGGGTGAGAAGTCAATGTGTTGCCAAATTGCCTGAAACGACTTTTGGAAATCACCGCATTTATTCTATACAAGCACGCACGTGGCTTCGCTCGTGTTtctagaaatatattatagttctTACCCTAAGGAAAGTGCCTTGCTCACTTAGTCACTTGTCGTCAATTATGTGCTGGTGTAGTTCTATACTTGTGACaattattacatacaaaacataatttttctcATAAAACACTCAAGACgccttaaaattattgttagaaCAAGACTTTATACATCATAATGCCAAAACCGGAGGAAACTAGCTTTCAAATAGAAAAGAATCATCATAATCGGTCCACCTATTCGAAAGTTCTGTAACACCTAAAAAATAGAGACGACTTCGATCctctctttttttaaattgatttaaaaatgaaaaatccaTCGAATTTATGAACACTGTTATAACCTCAGCTAAAAACAatacttaggtaggtatacaattAAATCTTAAACAATTCGTTATAAAATCCCATACAAATTACCTTTAACTAAACTAATGCATTATTAAACTGAATGAAACTACGTCACTACGTTAATGGGTATAATACGTATAATTGTATCATTGACATCGATTTCAGGACGAAATTAACTTTGGTTATGCAATACATATCGTAgaacttaattttttcaacCATAATACCAATGTTCGTAAATATAAGAGCTTACttgaatataaatagataatgtGCTTATAGTTTGCAAGTTGTCAACTtcactaatatttttttgaagtgaaacttctttaggcgcattgagagtaaaatttcaaggtagcgtcatggcaataccggtCACATCATGGAGtagcgacgattttggtatctttgaatcttgacaaagaagtttcacttctgacacgagTGCTCGGcatacacgctctttttttaataagcacACTTAGACGTCAAATCCGACCATTTATACCAGTGATTTATACagaaatttaaacaaattaagaaCGGgaagacataatattttatatgaaacaaGACTTGACTACAAGGCTTTGCCACGCTTTGCTCCCGTGGTTTtgcaaaatgtaaattaacactttttatacaaaaatcatttatgtttacaatatttatcaaaacGAACTATTCGGcttttaaaatcaatcaaatatTGTGACTATTCATACTGCTTTGTTCAAAACATGACCTATTTACATAtgcatcttaaaaataattaaaagcgACTTCGGtacttttttcttttgtctACAAAGAAAGGGGTTGAGAAAGAACTGAATCTGTTACACAACAATGGCTTGCAAAAAATACAATAGCCTTTTAGTCTTAAtcgaaaaaaatgaaaataatttaattttgtaagacGCCTATCAAATAACCAAACGAAGTCGtcaattataatgaaaataaatattacctacgaaaatatttatttgttttgtctATGACTGGCAGtggattaaaattaaaattaattaattatcttgaCTTTATGAAAATCCAAAATGTATTTACCTAAGGTATTTACAATCTACTTTGATGAACAATGAACTATCATAGAATccatacttatttaatataaatgcgaaagtaactctgtctgtctgtctgttactcaatcacgccttaactactgaaccaaattgcatgaaattttgtatggagatattttgatactcgagaaaggacataggctaccttttattgcgaaatatgtacctcaggcgaagccggggcggacctctagtttgatataaatatgaatttcatataaataattacaacttGAAAAAATTCTGTCGgtgctataaaataatatattattaaaatatatatttaaccaacaaaaaaggaaatttatcgtttttttttttactcacTACAATGTATAAAAGACTgtgtgtcccagcagtgggaacataattgggctgatgatgatgatgattattgtattttatttataattaatttattttattgtgtaattaattgtatacttCATTTTCCACGATCACAATaaccaatataatatttttcattccaGCCACAAGATGAACTCAAAGGTAACCAAGAGATCCACCCGCCCTGCCCCTGGACGTGCGAGCTGACCAACGACGCTGGCTATGTTGTCTACTCCGCACTTGGTTCCTTCTATATCCCCATGTTCGTGATGCTGTTCTTCTATTGGAGGATTTACAAAGCAGCCGTGAGGACCACGAAGGCTATTAACCAGGGATTTAGGACTACTAAAGGTTAgcgagataatattatgtgcttTTTGTTTGTGTATGTTGTAATGAATAATGTTTGCGTGTATAATTTGGACTTTTCTTTTTCTTGGATAGAAACCGTATTGTTGTTAATATTTCGAAGAAGAAGTTATGTTTGCTTTTTGGCAAATTTACGTAGCTAGTTTctatttacattttcataGAGTGACATTTTACCTGGCACTtcgtacctataatataatagatctAATCTATTTCAAATGCACATTAATTGTTCACAAGATGTTTCTGACTAATGGAAAGTGGAGTTAGTTTTGATACTATTCACTacgattaaaaatataatgtcatgtcactttaaaataatagatgCAAGACAAACTGTATCTTATTCTGCTGTGCCCTTTATCTTTACcgttttctttatttctatattgACTCTatgttctttatttattttattcttcagGTTTAGGAAACCGCTTCGACGACAACCGCCTTACTCTCAGGATACACCGGGGTAGAGGTTCCGCAAGGCCGCACGGTTCCCCGCTGTCTACAGCATCTAATCATTCCACTAGCACTTCTTTGAGCGCATCTCCTGAAAGAATTAGAAGGtattttacatacattattattattttttttttgttgctcatttatattagtttaaataaatacacacgCGTACAAGCTTTAAATTGAACAAGATGTAAAACAACTGGGTTTATGTAAAAAGattgtaaattaaatcttttgaaaaatgacaaaaaattgatgataaaaataaaacgaacatATTGTATACAGAGTACAAAATCAAATTGTTctgtaaaattacaataacttACTAATTCCAAATTCCAGGCATTCAAGCGCCCGCAGAGCACACGAGAAAATCAAAATTTCCATCTCCTATCCTTCTTCAGAACAAATTTGTCCAGCTTTAGAGAACTCCAGGTCACCAAGTCGTTCACCAAGTCCTTCCTTATATGCTGTTCATTATGAGAGAGATGGTAGGGAATTAACGGAAAGCAGATTGAGGGTCAGACCTCATCACCTCACACCTGGGTCTCTGTATGATGAGTTAGAGGATAAACCAAGGACACGGCGTATGGGAAAGAGAAATATTAAAGCtcaggtatttataaaatcatataTTACGTAggatagaaaaatattactataaaGGTTTCACCACTTATTGCTTTGATTATCTTCCTGATAGAGTAAAGTTTTTGacgaaaatttaattgaaaatgcGAACTAAATAGAACATATTATAGAACATATTATGCAGCTGTGAATAGCGGCCATTGTTTTCCGGattcatacaaacatattataaagtataaagACCACAAAGACTATACCTAAACCATTTGAATACTAATTGCTTCTACGGGAACAAGCCATCAAGAAAAAAGTAAcatcatattaaatactagctgctccgcgcggtttcacccccgtggctccactcctgttgcccgtagcgtgatgaaatacagcctataaccttcctcgataaatcgctatctaacaccgaaataatttttcaaatcggacctgtagttcccgagattagtgcgttcaaacaaacaaacaaactcttcagctttataatattagtatagatttcgcCTTTTTCAGTGCGAATTATAACTGATATAAGTGAATTACCATAATTTATGCCTGTCAAATCAGTAATTAAAGCCTGCTTCATCTGCTTTACAGGTCAAAAGATTTCGTATGGAAACAAAAGCCGCAAAGACGCTCGGCATCATCGTCGGGGGCTTCGTGTTCTGCTGGCTTCCTTTCTTCAGTGTGTACGTGGTTCGAGCATTCTGTGGTGACTGCGTGACGCCCATCATCTTCTCGATTCTATTCTGGCTTGGTTATTGTAATTCTGCCATCAATCCCTTGATATATGCGCTGTTTTCTAAGGATTTCAGGtgagatttattttcagttaTTTTGAGAACAATCGTTGGATACGCTTTTTGctagtattttctagggtttgattttacgcgagtattatttatacatttagaaattaaagactttttaacggattttaaacgcgatttattcattctattattttcccgacgtttcgaacactttacagcgagcgtggtcacggggagtctccccgtaaaataaataaatcgcgtttaaaatccgttaaaaagtctttaatatCTAAACGCTATttgctatttaattttattttcttttctattATACGTAAATCTCCTCAAGGTTTAGGTAGCTTTGtgtagtttatttaaattataacatttaatatattttccaatgattttatttaacctATAAAAAGCACCATTTGATTACTCTCCGCTCTACAGCTTGCT from Colias croceus chromosome 24, ilColCroc2.1 encodes the following:
- the LOC123702669 gene encoding octopamine receptor Oamb — encoded protein: MRSLNVTACAALLEDVRWDEPTSVASLAVLALIDVLVITGNCLVIAAVLCSSKLRSVTNLFIVSLAVADLLVGLAVLPFSATREVFKIWIFGDVWCSVWLAVDVWMCTASILNLCAISLDRYVAVTRPVSYPSIMSKKRAKALIAGVWVLSFVICFPPLVGWKDKRPQDELKGNQEIHPPCPWTCELTNDAGYVVYSALGSFYIPMFVMLFFYWRIYKAAVRTTKAINQGFRTTKGLGNRFDDNRLTLRIHRGRGSARPHGSPLSTASNHSTSTSLSASPERIRRHSSARRAHEKIKISISYPSSEQICPALENSRSPSRSPSPSLYAVHYERDGRELTESRLRVRPHHLTPGSLYDELEDKPRTRRMGKRNIKAQVKRFRMETKAAKTLGIIVGGFVFCWLPFFSVYVVRAFCGDCVTPIIFSILFWLGYCNSAINPLIYALFSKDFRFAFKRIICKCFCAGGGSRRESDGTDNAINRRPRPVHGHSHSLDEEAPTSSADR